A segment of the Catharus ustulatus isolate bCatUst1 chromosome 12, bCatUst1.pri.v2, whole genome shotgun sequence genome:
gggacacttccaggaatggggcagcttctctgggcagcctgtgccagggcctcctcatcctcacaggaacaattccttcccaatatcccacttaaccctgctctctggcagtgggaagctaTTCCTCCTCATCCTGTCCCTCCAAGCCCTTGTTTgaagtctctctccagctctcttggagcccctccaggcactggaaagggctgtaaggtctccccagagccttctgtCCTCTCTGAACACCCccaactctcccagcctgtctccagagcagaggggctccagtcCTTGGAGCATCTTTTATCCATGTCCCCAGACTCCTGTCACGTGTCCTCTGCCTTGATGTACAAAACTGCAGTCTGAGGAAAATTCATTGAAGAGAAAATAGATGCAACTGTGGGACTCAGGGTTCGAGATCTCTCCCAAGGACCAAGGTAAAGAGTCCTAGTTGAGATCCACTGTGAAGGGTCTTCAAGAGGGTGCTCAGAGCTCATCTCTTGGTATGAAACTTAGACCCCTTGTGTGTGTTTTGATTGTGGAGTTCCAGCACCCCCATGAGTCTCAGAGGTGGTGGGAAAGGCACTGCAGGGAAGAGAGAGCGTTGCAATTCTGCCATGAATGTAGGTTCCAGGTCCATGTATCcatctccttttttattttcaggaaaaataattaccCCTACCCAAACATTCCTGTATTTCAAGGCAGAAATGTTcatgaaaactctttttttgtttctttcttggAATCAGAAAATCTTATTAGGCTCACCTCCCCAGGGAGCTAAATCCAAGCCACAAGCACAGGGTAGGGCTGGCAGCTGGATGCACTCCAGGTGCTGAATCAGGAGTTGGCATAGCTAATAATACAGTTCTCCAAACAAAGGTGTCCCCTGATGCCATTGTCCCTCTGAACACGTGGGAACTGCCTGGGGGTGACCCGTTGTGGACAATCAcaagaataacaaaaaatgtTACTTTGACAGGACTGTTACAATCTGTTTATTACAGAGATCCTCTTCCCaaattaaggtgcaaatgaGACCATATGCTGAGGTCAATACTATAGATTTTATTGACAGCAAATATGATATAGACAAAgatagaaagaaacagaaaaggaaaggagagggagtGAGAGAGAGACAAATTAAGTAAAAAGATATGCCCACCCATGGAACCAGACACTGTCCTATTGATCCTCTTCTTCTGGTCTTCTCAGTGGTGGGGGTCCCACAAATCTCAGAGTTTAATGCCAGTTCAGGTTTAAGTGGAAATgcccaggcaccctccctgcAGAGGGGAACTTTTGCATTTTGCAGCACTCTGGATCTGTTGCAATGCTGTGGATCaggtgtacagtaatttcacaaccataaggcacaccggactataaggcgcacttccgggttcggaccaaaattttagtcagaagcgtgtgccttatagtcgtgaaattactgtatttctccGGTGGAAGGGCTCAGAGTCTTGGGgtgctttgggggtttttgatGGTTATGACCCCTTCTAAGACATGACCCTGCCTCTCACGCCAGAGTTGAAGCAATTCTACCCCCTCagaagagatgaaaaccctCAGGCAGAGATGTGAATGGAAACAATGTGTGGTGTGAGCAGGACCTtcctgggaagggaggggagtATTTCACCTGAGCCAGTTTTGTAAGGGAGGACATTGGCATGATAAAAAACATCACCCTGCCTTTCCAGGGTCTGCTTCTTATCTGCCTTCTCCCTCATCTGGCTCAAAACCCAGAGCTTCTAGGGGGGTCCTCAGTCTTATGCACCCCAGAGGGCTTGCCACCACAGACCCAAAacccctccttctcccctggTACAGGGGAACCCAGCCCCAGCAAAGcacctgctgcctctgcaaaTGGCCAAATATTCAAACTATCaaacattaatatttcagtttgtcACAGGAACCTCCAGAGATTTCTACTCCAGCCCcacacccagagcagggctgatgCCAAAGCCATACCAAGGTGCTTGGGGGCTCCAGGAAATCCAATACTGAACATTCCCAGGTGTAAAgatccctctctgctcctgtggAATCTGTCCCACAGCTCCACCATGCATGTCATTACACAGTTTGGGTTGTAAGGGATTCTTTAGATCAGGCTGCCCAGCTGTCTGTGCAAGCAAGGTCAGCTACATGAGGCTGCCCAGGCTTTATCCCTCCATTGGGATATGGAGAGGAGACCCTGAGCAGATACTCCAAACATGATattttctgctcagttttgTGGTCCTTTTGCAGGCTGGCCTTTTGCACATGGCTCATATCCATCCTGTTCTTCTCCATGTCCATCCTGCTGTATGGTGGCCACATGCTTCTGCTCACTGCCACTCTGATCCTCTTCTCACTGCTCTTCTTCTTCACTGTGAGAGACACTCTGAAGTGCCCCATCCAGTTCGGCCCAGTTTCCTTGAAAACAGACTATGGTGAATCCTTTTGGCTGACATTAGTGACAGGTGAGTGCTCAGCTTGCTTCTGGGGCTTTTCCTCTCCATCCCTACAGATATGATGCCCCAACAGCTCCTAATCCCTTCTTTATCCATGGCTGGTCACAGAAGGTGATAGTTTTAGCTTAGAAGATTTTAGATCAGAATTATCAAGgttggggagaaaaagagatgaGCAGTCAAGAGATTTGAATGTTTGAAGTTACCTGCTGGACCTGCTCCACTTCCCAGCAGCAATTGTTTCCTTTGATCAAACCAGAATTTTCCATGTTACAGCATCACCTCCAGGGAGACCAgtccttttccagcagcagatgtTAACTGATTCCCCCTGGATACTCCTCCTGTTCAGGCTAAACCAGCCCAGGtcctccagcctttccctgtgcATAGTGGGCTCCAGCCCTGACTCTCTACCCCAGTTCATCAACCTCTCTTTTGTACTGGGGAGCCCAAAGTGGTGCTAGAATCAAGATGGGGAAAGAGAAATCAACACTTTTTCCTGACCTGCTGGGTGATGGGACATGTCCCTGGTGTGCAGCTGGGTGGAGCTGGGACCCAGCAGGACTCCTGCAGTGGTGTCCCTGTGTATCTCTGTGCattgcagggctgctgtgcctgctcctggggctgggcatcATCATCCTCAACTCTGTGCAGCCAGAAAAGCTGAAGCTCATCTTTAGCCTGGACAAGAGCAGCAAAGACAAGGTGAGGGACAAGTCCTGCCtgccagctgagcccagctgctctgcacaggatGGGCTTATGGTCCCCCTGGGCGAGCTCTGCCAAGTGACAGCCACCCAgctctgaggcacagggagACAAGGTCTGGAGAGGCTGCTCCTGAATTCACCAAATCCATCAGCAGCCCAGGTGGGAAGAGATGTGACAAGAACCAAGTGATGAGAATATCCAGATCTGAAAGAGTTTTCTCAAATACAAcagtctgatttttcttttttttttttcttttttctgttttactgcccttccccccagtccatcccaataAACCCTGAGTCCTCCCCAGGATACAGAGATTAAATCAGAACAAAACTGGGGAGAAGGCAAGAAGGCAAGTAACTGCAGACTCATAGATATGAACCAAAGGAGTAGAGCCCACATCAGCCCCCTCCAACTGGAGACCCTCAAAAAGTCCCCTGCCCTTGGATGCTCTTCCCATCAGCAGTCAGGAAATGCAGATGGAGCTGTGCTCCCCAGGGTGCCCTGTACCCAACACTCCTCTCAGTTTGAGGTGAAGAGCAGGATGGCAAAGAGGAACACAATTTAGTAGGATGCTGGAGGTACCAGaccaggagggagggaagaagagaaggagatgggaaaggaggTACAGCAATGCCCTGGAGATCAGCTATAATCAATTAGGGGGTGGTGAGCAGCACCTCCAGTCTGGGttcctcctgctcagctgtggAAATACTCAAGTCAGGGGTAAGAGACACTGACATTCTGCACACCCAAGGCAGCCACCCActcctgcctgctggcagccagctggACCCTTGCCCacacaggcaggcagggtgCATGCTTCAGCTTTGCACCCCTTCCTTTACCTCTGAGGATTTCACaaccatttatttctgttttgtgctCACTTATTTTCCCCTCTATCTCAACAAAATAAGTGTGACTTGCCCTTTCACTTATCTGTTGGTAGAGGTGCTCCTCTGAGGACTGTTGCTGTGACATGGCAGCCACAGGGAAGGgataaagaaaaggaagagctCTTTTGTGGTCCTGAATGGGACACCTAACCATGGTCAGCCAGTGCAGGGCAACGAAGTCAAGGCAGTGCAACCTAAATAGGGTATTGGAATATCCCCAGCAAACAAGCAGAGTCAATATGGGAGAACTTTAGTTCCTGGTGTGCCCCTGAGTATGTGGGAGGTTTGATGGGAACTCccttcagccctgcagagacGTTTGCAGAAGAAGCACCACAGGCCAGGCTCTCCTCTGGGGAGGAGGAGCCCAGCCATGGCATCCTCTCCCATCCCACTCTGCTGGGAAGAGCCTTCAGTGAGAACCCAGAGGACCCAACAGAGTTTGGAGCTGAACTCCTTTGGCTCAGGAGATCTCAGCCAGCCCAATGACATCTATCAGGAGATGCTTCAGCATACAGACAGACCAGATCCAAAGTGCAACAAATCCCTTTGGATTAGTCAATTGAAATTCAGGCATCACAAACCTTTCCAATGTGTTCCTGCCTGGGGAGCAGTGCAGTGGCTGCCTGCCAGGTGCCACGGTGGTTGCAGTGAGTGCCACCAGGGCATAGAAGCATGGTCCTTGCAGAGCCCTAGGCTGTGCTTCCTGAGAAGCTGAGTGTTTGTTCCATTGCTGGCACTGATTCTGGTTGGATGCCAGATTCCCCAGACATGGGGAGGGCAGAGTTCTTCTGGGCCAAGAGCCACGGATTTAGGGGTGATCATTTTACCTCTTGTTGTCTAATTCCACCTCAACCCAGCCAGGAAACTGAGTTGGGAGCTGTGGTGGAAGGAGGAAGTgggacctgcagcagcacaatgcAGGGGCTGCTCAACCAGCTCTTACAGGGCAAGTGATGAAGCTGCTGTGACCTACTGAGGCAAAATAATCACCCCTGAGCAACGGTCCTGGGTGTGCCCCTCCGTGTGGTTCCAAGGGAAGAACATCTCCACCTGCACATGTTCTTGCAGGTGGCCGGTCCCCATGACACGGGCAGCCCCATCCTGCCACTGCCCTGCATGAAGTGCTCTCTACATGCTCCATCATGTCACTGGTACAGCTCAGCTGGCCCTGTGCAACACCTGCTGCAGAAATCCTGGCCATCCTGTGCTTGCTAGGAAGCAGACAAGACACACAGAGTGCTTCAAACACACTTAGTGCTTCAAACAGATCAAATTTTATTtaggttttgtttattttggttcaTGCTCCTATATGTCTGCTACAAGAGGACGAAGTTTTCCTTCTGGTGAGGATGCTCTTGGGCAGGAATCATGCCCTAAAGCAGGAGATGAAGCTGGAGAGAGCCAGATGTGATGGCCAAAAGGCTGGGAAATCCCCCAGCCTCCTGTGTCATGGGATCTGTCCCATACCAGCCCCAAAACCTTGTATTTTGCTGTACCATCTTCCCCTCAGTGCCTTCAAACCTCATGTGTCTGGATGCAAGAAAATCTCAAGGAAGGATCCTCCTTTTCCTAAGAGAGTTTTGCTGGTTTACTCTTACAGCTTTAGCCCCAGCCCTCAGCTAGTTAAAATCCTTTTGTGGCTCTCCTACATTCTCACAGCTCCTCGTGACAAAGATTTCTTTGTGAGTGACCCCCTGAAACGTGCCAATGAGACATTTATCCCCATGGGAAGGATGATGCTGCTGGAGGTTTGCCAGAGGTCACCTTCAGATGTGCCCCATGGCTCCTTCTTAAGAAACCAGCCCCCTAAATGTCCACAGTGTTTCAAAGGAGAGGGGTTTTAGTAAacttttattgaaaataattccTGCACAGAGCAAACCACATTAGTGACACAAAAGTATTTATCTGACAGAAATAAGTAACTTCTCAGCAAggatctcagaaaaaaaaagtaaaaatactgaaattatgtACTTTATAATTAATTGGAATTAAAGTGCCCAGGTTTCCAGCATTCAGttatagaatcccagaatagtttgggttggaaggggccttaagGTTCATCTTGTTCCATCCCCCAccatgcacagggacaccttcactaTCCCAGACTGATCCatgccccatccaacctgtcctggaacatccagggatggggcagccacagcttctctggttaacctgtgccagggtctcactACCCACACAGGGTGAAttctttcccaatatcccatctaaccctgccctctggaagCCAGAAGTTATTCTTCCTCATTGTGTCACATGAGACCTcgtcccaagtccctctcctgatctcttggagcccctttatTCTCTGGAAAGGGCTGTAAGGTTTCCCTGgaaccttttcttctccaggtgaacactcccagctctctctctctgcctccagagcagaggggctccagccctcagagcatctCTATGACCTCCTTTGGACTCATcccaacagctccatgtccttctccagaggcagctctgcaggtgggtctcacctgagtgaagcagagggacagattgccctccctcccccactGCCCAGCCAAAGTGTGCTCCAGCTGGACAAGGATAACTTCATTCCTCACTCCCTCTCCTATGGCACCTTTTTGTTTCACATTAGGCTACAAGTTTTGTCTAATAAAGGCCAAATTTGCATATGAAAAGTATCACATCACCACATCTGCCACAGCTAACTCCATGGTACATTTACTCAGTGTGGAGcagcttttttttattccagctcctgcagcatcaaGGCTGCAGAAGTTGGATCCATGCCTGGCTTTCCTAAACTACAAAATGGCATGTTTGGGAAATAATTTAACAGGTTTAATGGCAGGCTTTTGGAGCAGCAGGTGCTCCCCGGGAGAAATGTCACCCACGAGCTGTTTCTCAGTTTCCGTGGGAACAGACCAGTGGAGAATCCCTGCATGGGGCAGGGCATGGAGCAGCAAGGGCATTCCTCCTGGGTCAGGGATCCCCAGGTGAGTGTGCAGCTCAGGTCTCTGGAGCTGTGAGCctaccagcacagcctgcccctTCCAGAGGGCACTGTCAGGGAGACACAGTCTCTGAAAGTGCTTCCCAGCAAGGACCTATCCCAGTGCGGACTTCAAAGGCAGTTGGATGGGGAATGCGTCTCTGGGGGCATCAAGAAGAATGTGTTCTGCTCTTTTGGGTCCATCTTCAGGGAGAGAGTGAGGACTTTCTTCTAGATGCTGTTGATTTCAGAGGGCTGAGAAGGAGACAGGTCGTTGTTCATGAAACTGGGGTTGATGACCACCTCAGGCATTTCCTGGTACTCCTCTGCTTTGTCCTCACGGAGATCAAAGAAAGTTTTCAACAGGTCCAAATTGAGGTGATGCATTGCCACAATGATGAttccaaacacaaaacagagCAGGCCTGGAAACAAACATGCTCTCAGTTGGGTTCCTGTCACTCCAGAAGTGTCCCCACCCCACTGCTCTCCTTGGATTGTCCCCTGCCAGAGGACAATGCCTTTGGTTATGGAAGGTGGTCTTCTATTGcatgagctgctctgagcatcctTAAAACCCaggcagaaatttaaaaacccagGAAAGCGATCCCAATGTCTTTGCACCTCAGGAACCATAAATGCCTGTATTGCCCTTGAGATGAGGATGAcgtttccccttttcccctccacaTCTCTGCCAGGATCTGCTTTTTCAAGGCACGAGCTGGGGCTCTGTAGAGCTGCACTTCCCACTTGAGAAGGAAGCACTGGGACTTTTGTACATACAGAGGGACACACTGATGTGACCTGGGGAACCCTGATGTTCTTACCAATTGCTAGCACGAGCCAGAAAGATCCTCCATAGGCCACATGCAGGGTCCTGGTCCCAATCTGGATCACGCACATTGGGGAGTTCCTCACGGTGGAAAATGAGAGCAGTGAGAAGATCACGAAGGCCCCTGTGACCAGGAACATATATCCTCCATAAACGAGGACAGGCATGGAAAAGAGAATGTTGGAGATGATCCATGTGCAAAAGGCTACCCTGGAGACAAGGGAAGACCAAGAGATGAGTGGGTGAGTACCATGGATTAAGATGCTCCATGTGAGGATTTCCGTGTGGAAGGAGGAATCTGGACTCCAAGTGCTCTGTACAAGGTGGAGAAGCTCTGAGGGAAGGCAGGAATTATCCCTAATCCCACGCTGAGCAAGCACACGTGCTTGCACACTGCTGCATCCAGAAACACAGATTCCCTCCTCCCACTGTTCAGCTCACAGGCAGTACCAGCCTCAAGGAGGCTGTAGCAGCCCACACAGTGAGTCTGAACCATCCCAAGTACCTGCCATTCTACATATGGGGCAGCATGGACCCTGAGAGTAGCACCCACAACTGAGATAaatgcaggagcaggcagaggtcATTTGCCCTGCACTTGCTGAGAGTTGGGCTACAGAGGAAGGCCTCAGCTATGGACCAGGAGCCCTTGttccatggcactgccaggcttcTTCCCTAGTTTCTGTATCCCTGCTGTCGAACACCAAGCAGGGAGAACAGCACTGCAATGGCTCTTGATGGCCAACATGTGGTGGAAGGGACCATCTCCTGCCAGCTGGGGACCAGCTCTCCCTCAGCCCAGTGGGCAGTGACACATCTCTGACCTTGTGACAGAGTCAAGATCAACACCACAATAACAGCAGCAACATCTTTCCCTCACCTGATCCCAATCTGAGATACAAAATCCACTCACAGGTAGGGTTGGGAGAGTTCTTCATGTGTGCATGGGTCTCTCTGGGCCAATAAGGACAGCAGCTTCCACTCCATCCACGGGGATGGACTTCTGCCATCATCACCACATCACAGCAAGGACCTGCACCACTTTCCTCTCTcttgtgcccagctctgtggatTTGTCCAGCAGGGAGAACCATGACTTCTTCTCTGATCATCCTAAAGTGTCCACCGTGCCT
Coding sequences within it:
- the LOC117002027 gene encoding dual oxidase maturation factor 1-like isoform X2, producing MGAVLLTVQFTRDWETGWVQVNTSYKSFSPVQVNVDIGLHIGLAGVNVTLRGNPVNQINETINYNEHFPWNFGADYDHSYSKGLEKGLPSPILYVAEKFSTQSPCAVHRQYRIAGHYTSLTLWLAFCTWLISILFFSMSILLYGGHMLLLTATLILFSLLFFFTVRDTLKCPIQFGPVSLKTDYGESFWLTLVTGLLCLLLGLGIIILNSVQPEKLKLIFSLDKSSKDKVRDKSCLPAEPSCSAQDGLMVPLGELCQVTATQL